The Panthera uncia isolate 11264 chromosome C1 unlocalized genomic scaffold, Puncia_PCG_1.0 HiC_scaffold_3, whole genome shotgun sequence genome includes a region encoding these proteins:
- the FIGN gene encoding fidgetin gives MQWTPEHAQWPEQHFDITSTTRSPAHKVEAYRGHLQRTYQYAWANDDISALTASNLLKKYAEKYSGILEGPVDRPVLSNYSDAPSGLVNGRKNESEPWQPSLNSEAVYPMNCVPDVITASKAGVSSALPPADVSASIGSSPGVASNLTEPSYSSSTCGSHTVPSLHAGLPSQEYAPGYNGSYLHSTYSSQPAPALPSPHPSPLHSSGLLQPPPPPPPPPALVPGYNGTSNLSSYSYPPASYPPQTAVGSGYSPGGAPPPPSAYLPSGIPAPTPLPPTTVPGYTYQGHGLTPIAPAALANSSASSLKRKAFYMAGQGEMDSSYGNYSYGQQRSTQSPMYRMPDNSISNSNRGNGFDRSAETSSLAFKSTKQLMSSEQQRKFSSQSSRALTPPSYSTAKNSLGSRSSESFGKYTSPVMSEHGDEHRQLLSHPMQGPGLRAATSSNHSVDEQLKNTDTHLIDLVTNEIIAQGPPVDWNDIAGLDLVKAVIKEEVLWPVLRSDAFSGLTASPRSILLFGPRGTGKTLLGRCIASQLGATFFKIAGSGLVAKWLGEAEKIIHASFLVARCRQPSVIFVSDIDMLLSPQVSEEHSPVNRMRTEFLMQLDTVLTSAEDQIVVICATSKPEEIDESLRRYFMKRLLIPLPDSTARHQIIVQLLSQHNYCLNDKEFALLVQRTEGFSGLDVAHLCQEAAVGPLHAMPATDLSAIMPSQLRPVTYQDFENAFCKIQPSISQKELDMYVEWNKMFGCSQ, from the coding sequence ATGCAGTGGACGCCGGAGCATGCCCAGTGGCCAGAACAGCACTTTGACATCACCTCAACCACTCGGTCTCCTGCCCACAAAGTTGAAGCCTACCGAGGTCATTTGCAGCGCACCTATCAGTATGCCTGGGCAAACGATGACATATCTGCTCTGACTGCCTCCAACCTGCTAAAAAAATACGCAGAGAAGTATTCTGGCATCCTAGAAGGCCCCGTGGACCGGCCCGTACTCAGCAACTACTCGGACGCGCCCTCGGGGCTGGTGAACGGGCGGAAGAATGAAAGCGAACCCTGGCAGCCTTCCTTGAATTCGGAAGCGGtctatcccatgaactgtgtCCCGGATGTCATCACGGCCAGCAAAGCCGGAGTCAGTTCGGCCCTCCCTCCGGCAGATGTCTCTGCCAGCATAGGGAGCTCTCCTGGGGTGGCCAGCAACCTGACAGAACCTAGCTACTCGAGTAGTACCTGCGGAAGCCACACCGTGCCCAGCCTTCACGCAGGGCTCCCGTCTCAGGAATACGCCCCGGGATACAACGGCTCGTATTTGCATTCGACGTACAGCAGCCAGCCGGCGcctgccctgccctcacctcACCCCTCCCCTTTGCATAGCTCCGGGCTCCTGCagccccccccgccgccccccccgccgcccgcccTGGTCCCGGGCTACAATGGGACTTCTAACCTCTCCAGTTACAGCTATCCCCCCGCCAGCTACCCGCCTCAGACTGCCGTGGGATCTGGGTACAGCCCCGGGGGCGCGCCGCCGCCTCCTTCAGCCTACCTGCCTTCAGGAATCCCTGCTCCgacccctctgccccccaccactgTTCCTGGCTACACTTACCAGGGCCATGGTTTGACACCTATCGCCCCCGCGGCTCTGGCCAACAGTTCGGCGAGTTCTCTCAAAAGGAAAGCTTTCTATATGGCAGGGCAAGGAGAGATGGACTCCAGTTACGGAAATTACAGCTACGGCCAACAGAGATctacacagagccccatgtacaGAATGCCCGACAACAGCATTTCAAACTCGAATCGGGGGAATGGCTTTGACAGAAGTGCTGAAACATCATCCTTAGCATTTAAGTCAACGAAGCAGCTAATGTcctctgaacagcaaaggaaattcAGCAGCCAGTCCAGTAGGGCTCTGACCCCTCCTTCCTATAGTACTGCTAAAAATTCCCTGGGATCGAGATCCAGCGAATCCTTTGGGAAGTACACGTCGCCGGTAATGAGTGAGCACGGGGACGAGCACAGGCAGCTCCTCTCTCACCCGATGCAAGGCCCTGGACTCCGTGCAGCTACCTCATCCAACCACTCTGTGGACGAGCAACTGAAGAATACCGACACGCACCTCATTGACCTGGTAACCAATGAGATTATCGCCCAAGGACCACCGGTGGACTGGAATGACATCGCTGGCCTCGACCTGGTAAAGGCCGTCATTAAAGAGGAGGTTTTATGGCCAGTGTTGAGGTCAGACGCGTTCAGTGGACTGACGGCCTCACCTCGGAGCATCCTTTTATTTGGGCCTCGGGGAACAGGCAAAACGTTACTGGGCAGATGCATAGCTAGCCAGCTGGGGGCCACGTTTTTCAAAATCGCTGGTTCTGGACTCGTTGCCAAGTGGTtaggagaagcagaaaaaatCATCCACGCGTCTTTTCTCGTGGCCAGGTGCCGCCAGCCCTCGGTGATTTTTGTCAGTGACATTGACATGCTTCTCTCCCCTCAAGTGAGTGAGGAACACAGTCCAGTCAATCGGATGAGAACGGAATTTCTGATGCAGCTGGACACTGTACTAACTTCAGCTGAGGACCAAATCGTAGTAATTTGTGCCACCAGTAAACcagaagaaatagatgaatctCTTCGGAGGTACTTCATGAAACGACTTTTAATCCCACTTCCTGACAGCACAGCGAGGCACCAGATAATAGTACAACTGCTCTCACAGCACAATTACTGTCTCAATGACAAGGAGTTTGCACTGCTCGTCCAGCGCACAGAAGGCTTTTCTGGACTAGACGTGGCTCATTTGTGTCAGGAAGCAGCGGTGGGCCCCCTCCACGCCATGCCAGCCACAGACCTTTCAGCCATCATGCCCAGCCAGTTGAGGCCCGTTACGTATCAAGACTTTGAAAATGCTTTCTGCAAGATTCAGCCTAGCATATCTCAAAAAGAGCTTGATATGTATGTTGAATGGAACAAAATGTTTGGTTGCAGTCAGtga